In Xanthomonas fragariae, the genomic window TGATCCTGCAGCCGCAGTCCAGGGCGCGGGGGCTGGAGTACTTCACCCAGGTCGGCACCGACGTACCGGATTTGCTCAAGGGCGATACCAGCCATCTGCGTCAGGTGCTGCTGAATATCCTCGGCAATGCGGTCAAGTTCACCGAATACGGGCATGTGCTGCTGCGGGTCACCAGGATGTCCGGCGGTAAGGGCAAGACGGTACGGCTGCGCTTCGTGGTGGAAGATACCGGTATCGGCGTGCCGATGGACATGCGGCCGCGGCTGTTCGAAGCCTTCGAGCAGGCTGATGTCGGCTTGTCGCGTCGTTACGAAGGGACCGGGCTGGGCACCACGATTGCCAAGGGTCTGGTCGAGGCGATGGGCGGCAGCATCGGCTTCAAGGAAAGTCCGTGTGGCGGCAGTGTGTTCTGGTTCGAGCTACCGATTGCAATCGGTGAACCGGTGCAGACGGCAAAGACGGCGCTGGCGCGTGTGCCGACCGGTGCGCTGCTGGACACGTCCGACAAGTTGGAGGCGTCCAACGTCATTGCCTTCTCCAACCCGTTCCTGCGTCACCGCGCGCGCGTGCGCAGCATGCGCATGCTGGTGGCCGACGACCACGAAGCCAATCGCATGGTGTTGCAGCGCCTGCTGGAAAAGGCCGGGCACAAGGTTCTTTGCGTCAATGGCGGCGAACAGGTGCTGGATGCGATGGCCGAGGAGGAGTTCGATGCGGTGATCGTGGATCTGCATATGCCGGGCATGAGTGGACTGGACATGCTCAAGCACTTGCGCGTGATGCAGGCCAGCGGCATGCGGTACACCCCGGTGGTCGTGCTTAGCGCCGATGTCACGCCGGAAGCGATTCGCAGTTGCGAACAGGCGGGCGCACGGGCGTTTCTGGCCAAGCCGGTGGTGGCTGCCAAACTGCTGGATACCCTGGCGGATCTTGCCCTCAGCACACGGCCTCTGGCCACGCCGGCGACCAGCGTGCAGATTCCCGCCGGCTTCGACGGTGTGCTCGATTCCAGCGTACTTGATGAACTGGCGTCACTCGGGATGGGCGACGAGTTCGAACGTCAATTCGTGCGGCAATGCCTGGAAGACGCGCAGAACTGCATCGACGCAATCGAGCGCGACGGCACTCGTTCGAATTGGGAGCAGTTGCGCGAAAGCGCGCATGCGCTGCGTGGGGTCGCCAGCAACCTGGGCCTGGCCCAGGTCGCTGCCAATGGCGCTGAGCTGATGCGCATGGCCGACCGGCAATTGCAGTCGGAATGGCGACAGCAGCTGTCTGCGTTGCGCGAGCAATTGACGTCCGGAAAAGACGCACTTGACGTACGTATGCAGCGTGTCGGGCACGGCGAGCGCTCCCCGCGGAGTAGCGAATAAGCCCCCAGGCACATCAGATTGCCTCGCGTCCAGAACGGCGTGACTGCGCGCGTCGCAGGCGGTCCATGGTGCGCAGCGATTTTTCGCCGAGCTGCATCGCAGTGTCCACCCAGATTTCGGTGATGCGCATCATTTCCTGCAGCGGCACGGCGGTGGTCATTTCACGCATTTTCTGCATCGCCGCCCACGCGTGCGGGGTGCGCTTGCTCTCGCGGATCACCTGTTCCACCGCGGCCACACCTTGACCACGCGGTACGACGAGATCGACCAGGCCCATTCCCAGCAGATCTTCGGCCGAATACAGATTGCCTTCGAGCATGATCTTTTGCGCCAGTTGCGGGCTGACGCGCTGGCACATGAAGGAGTAGGCACCCATGCCAGGGAACAGATCGAACAACACCTCGGGCAAGCCCATCATCACGCCTTCCTCGGCGATGATGGTGTTGCAGCTCAGTGCCGCCTCGAAACCGCCGCCGAGCGCATTGCCCTGGACCAACGCGATGCTGTGTGCGCCGGCCCCGAGGCCGACATGGAAGGCATGCACGCCACGCACGCAGCGCTGCGCGTAATCCAGCAGGCGTGCACGGTCGCCTTCGCGGATCAGCTGGCAAAACAATGCCAGATCGCCACCCAGATTGAACACGTCGGTGTCCGAGGCCAGCACCACGTGCGGGGACAGTACGCCGGCGCTGTTCAAGCGCCGCCCCAGGTTGACCTGATAGCCGGTGATGTCGTCGACCAGGCGCGATGAGAAGCAGGCACGTCCCGGATTGACGGCCAGGTCGGCATGCATGTGGATCCAATACACGTCACGCTGCGGTTCTTCGATGATGCGCAGGGTTGAGCCGATGTTGGTGCGAATGAAAGGTTGAACTGCAGACATGGTGATTCTCCGTGAAGACCGTCCGGCCGGCCGCCTTACGGACGGAGATGAGTGAACAAGGAGCGTGCGCCGACCTCCGATTCTATGCGTACCAAAGCGAACACCCGCAAGGCCTTGCGGCATTGCGGGTGCTGGATGACGGCCGGATGGCCCTTAGCTCTGCAGGGGCGCCGAAGGACTCACTCCTTGGCCGCATCCCGCAATTCGCGGCGCAAGATCTTGCCGACGTTGGTTTTCGGTAGTTCCTTGCGGAATTCGATCACTCGCGGCTGCTTGTAACCGGTCAGGTTGGCGCGGCAGTAAGCCTTCACATCCTCGGCGGTCAGGGCGGGGTCCTTCTTTACGACCACGGCCTTGACGATCTCGCCGGATTTTTCGTCCGGTACGCCCACGGCTGCCACTTCCAGCACGCCGGGCAACTCGGCGATCACGTCTTCGATCTCGTTGGGATACACGTTGAAGCCGGACACCAGGATCATGTCCTTCTTGCGATCGACGATATAGACGAAACCTTGCTCGTCCATTCGCGCGATATCGCCGCTGTGCAGCCAGCCCTCGGCATCCATGACATTGGCGGTTTCTTCGGGCTTCTTCCAATAGCCTTTCATTACCTGCGGGCCCTTGATGCACAGCTCGCCGATCTCGCCCTGCGGCAGCACTACGCCAGCGTCGTCCTTGATGCAGGCATCGGTGGACGAAATCGGCAGGCCGATCGAGCCGTTGTAGTCCTTCAGATTCATCGGGTTTATGCAGGCAGCCGGCGAGGTCTCGGTCAGGCCGTAGGCCTCGACCAGGGTCAAGCCGGTGACCTTCTTCCAGCGTTCGGCGACCGAGCGCTGCACCGCCATGCCGCCGCCCAGAGTCATCTTGAGCGAGGAAAAATTCACCGCGTCGAAGCCGGGCGTGTTGAGCAAACCGTTGAATAGCGTGTTGACGCCGGTGATCGCGGTGAAGCGTGTCTTTTTCAGTTCCTTGACGAATCCGGGCATGTCGCGCGGGTTGCTGATGAGATGATTGCAGCCGCCGATCTTCATGAAGACCAGGCCGTTCGCCGTCAACGCGAAGATGTGATACAGCGGCAGCGCGGTGATCACCACCTCGTTGCCTTCTTCCAACTTGCCAGTGCCCGCGAGCCACTGGTGCGCCTGTTGCATGTTGGCCACCAGATTGCGGTGCGTCAGCATCGCGCCCTTGGCCACGCCGGTGGTGCCGCCGGTGTATTGCAGAAAAGCGATGTCGTCGGGCTCGATCTGCAGCGTCGGCACCGTGTGCTTGCGGCCCAGTGCCAGCGCCTCGCGGAAACGCATCGCGCCTTTGATGCGATAATCCGGCACCAACTTCTTGATGTACTTGACGACGAAGTTGACCACGGCCGCTTTCGGGAACCCGAGCATGTCGCCCAGGCCGGTGGTGATCACCTGCTTGACCGGCGTGTCGGCAATGACTTGCTGCACGGTAGTGCCGAAGTTGTCGATGACCACCAGCACAGTGGCGCCGGAGTCGACCAATTGATGCTTGAGCTCGCGCGGGGTGTATAGCGGATTGACGTTCACCACGGTCAAGCCGGCACGCAAAATGCCGAACGTGGCGATCGGATATTGCAGGCAGTTGGGCATCATCAAAGCGACGCGGTCGCCTTTCTTCAACTGCAGTTCGCCGAGCAGATAGGCGGCGAATTGATCGACCAACTGATCCGCTTCGCGATAGGTAATGGTCTTACCGTAACTGTGGTAGGCGGGGCGGTCGGCAAAACGCGCAACCGAGGTGGCGAACACCTCTGTCACGGTGCGGAACTGCTCCAGATCGATCTCCGCGGCGACGCCGGACGGATAGCTTTGCAACCAAAGACGTGCCTGCTGATTCATCTGCCCACTCCAGGATATTCGGTACGTGACGCGGTATGTTCCACGGCACTACATCAGCTGGCAGCATATCGTCATGCATGGAAAAGGCGAAGCGCGCTGCAGAGCAGCATTCAAGCGCGCAGACGTTTCTGGTCGGTTGCGGTTTGTCTCGTAGTCTTGGTCGGTTGCACGCGTGCTGCGCCGGCACAACGTCTGCGCGCGACGTTGGCGTAGATGCCTCGCGAGATCGAAGCACGCGGCATCGGCGATGTGATGGCGCCAGTGGCGGTGGCGGAAGATTCCGTCGGCGAAAACGGCCCCGATGCAGCCGGATTGCGGCGGTTGATGCAGCTGCAGATGCTGTGCAACCGACAGATTAGCGTGACGATGGGGCCGGTCGATTTCGAGCTGCGTGGCGAAATGGCCAACGTGCGCTTTACGGCGTTGCTGACCGGCGGCAGGGGTGGGTGGCCGATCGGGCGCCGACCTGTCAGGTCACCACTGGCTGGCGATTGCAGGGCGGCAACTGGCAGCTGTACCACGCGCAATGGGCGCCAGCCAGGCGATAGAGTGGCCTTCAAGACGATAGAGCGGCCATCAAAAGTGCTGCGCCCCGGGCGCACTGGCGGATGAGCGCGACCGATGCACGGTGCAGCATTTACCGCTCGTGCACTGCGATGCTAAGCGAGCTGCAACAGCCGAACGACTTTCGTTACGTGTTGTCAGCCACTCCTGGCGAGCGCCCGAAACGACTCTCCCGCCAAGCTGCGGGAGGGTCGTTACACAGGTAAAAGGCGATGCGCGCGATCAGGCCGCCTTGCGCGCGGCCAGTTGGCGCAACACGTATTGCAGCAGACCACCGTGCTTGAAGTATTCCACTTCCTTGGGCGTCAGCAGCAGCACCTTGACCTGGAATTGCGTGACGCTGCCATCGGATTTCTTCGCATCGACTGTGGCGCGGCGGCTGGCACCGTCCTGCAGGCCGGTGATGTCCAGCACTTCCGAGCCATCCAGGCCCAGGGTCTGCGCGTTTTGGTTTTCTAAGAATTGCAACGGCAGCACGCCCATGCCGACCAGATTGGAGCGGTGGATACGCTCGAAGCTTTCGGCGATCACGGCTTTGACGCCGAGCAGGTTGGTGCCCTTGGCCGCCCAGTCGCGCGAGGAGCCGGTGCCGTATTCCTTACCGGCCAGCACCACCAACGGCACGCCATCGGCCGTGTACTTCACCGCGGCATCGTAGATCGCCAGTTTTTCAGGCGCGGCGCCGTCCTTGCCGTAATACAGCGTGTTGCCGCCTTCTTCGCCACCGAACATCAAGTTCTTGATGCGGATGTTGGCAAAGGTGCCGCGCACCATCACATCGTCGTTGCCGCGGCGACTGCCGTAGCTGTTGAAGTCGGCCGGCTGCACGCCGCGTTCCTGCAGGAAGCGACCTGCTGGCGAGTCCTTTTTGATGTTGCCGGCGGGCGAGATGTGATCGGTGGTAATCGAATCGCCGAACAAGCCCATGATGCGCGCGCCATGCACGTCCTCGACGTGGCCGACCTGCATGGTCATGCCATCGAAGTAGGGCGGATTCTTGATATAGGTCGAGGCCGCATTCCATTCGTACAGGGCGCCATCCGGGGACGCAATCGTGTTCCAGCGCGTATCGCCCTTGAACACGTCGGCGTAGTTCTGCTTGAACATCTCCGGGCCGACGGTGGCGGCGATGGTGTCGCCGATTTCCTTGTTGCTCGGCCAGATGTCGCGCAGGTAGACCGGCTGTCCATCACTGCCGGTGCCTAGCGGCTCAGTGGTGAGGTCGATGTCGGTGGTGCCGGCGATTGCATAGGCCACCACCAGCGGCGGCGAGGCGAGATAGTTCATCTTCACTTCGGGGTGCACGCGGCCCTCGAAGTTGCGGTTGCCCGACAACACCGAGGCGACCACCAGATCGTCCTTGGCGATTGCGGCAGACACGTCTTCCGGCAGTGGGCCGGAATTGCCGATGCAGGTGGTGCAGCCGTAACCGACCACGTAGAAACCGAGCTTTTCCAGATCGGCCATCACGCCGGCCTTGGTCAGATAATCGGTGACCACGCGCGAACCCGGACCGAGCGAGGTCTTCACCCACGGCTGCGCCTTCAGGCCCTTGGCCGCCGCATTGCGTGCGAGTAGGCCGGCGCCCAGCATTACGGCCGGGTTGGAGGTATTGGTGCACGAGGTGATCGCGGCAATCACCACCGAGCCATCGCGCAGCCGCCAGCCGGCACCGCTGTCGTTGGCACTTTTCGCCTGCGAAGCCTTGGCGCCCACCGCAGTGCCGCCGCCGCCTTCGTTCTTCAGGCGGTCTTCCTGCTTGAGATCGGTGATGCGCTTGCTGCGCGCCTCGACGAACGGCTTGAGACTTTCGCGGACGTTGGCCTGCATGTCTTCCAACAACACGCGATCCTGCGGGCGCTTGGGGCCGGCCAGCGAGGGCTTGACCTCGCCCATGTCCAGCTCCAGCGTGGCGCTGTACTGCGCTGGCGGGGTGTTGGCGTCGTGCCACAGACCCTGTGCCTTGGCATAAGCTTCGACCAGCGCGATCTGCTCTTCGCCGCGGCCGGACAGGCGCAGATAGGTCAGCGATTCTTCATCGACCGGAAAGATGCCGCAGGTGGCGCCGTATTCCGGCGCCATGTTGCCGATCGTGGCGCGATCGGCCAGCGGCAGATGCTGCAGACCTTCGCCATAGAACTCGACGAATTTGCCGACCACCCCGGCCTTGCGCAACATCTGGGTGACGGTGAGCACCAGATCGGTAGCGGTGGCGCCTTCGGGCATCTTGCCGCTCAGCCTGAAGCCGACCACCTGCGGAATCAGCATGGACGAAGGTTGCCCCAGCATCGCGGCCTCGGCCTCGATACCACCCACGCCCCAGCCCAGCACGCCGATGCCGTTGATCATGGTGGTGTGGCTATCGGTACCGAACACAGTGTCCGGGTATGCGATCCGGGTGCCGTCCTCGTCCGCGCTCATCACCACGCGCGCCAGATTTTCCAGGTTCACCTGGTGGACGATGCCGGTGTTGGGCGGCACCACCTTGAAGTTTTCGAACGCCTTTTGGCCCCAACGCAGGAAACCGTAGCGTTCCTGGTTGCGCTGGAATTCAATCTTGCCGTTGAGGTCGAGCGCGTCGGGCTTGCCGAATACGTCCACCTGCACCGAGTGGTCGATGACCAGTTCGGACGGAATCTGCGGGTTGATCTGGTCAGCGTTGCCACCCAGCTTGACTACTGCATCGCGCATCGCAGCCAGATCGACCACGCAGGGCACGCCGGTGAAATCCTGCAGCACCACGCGTGCCGGCATGAAGGCGATTTCGATATCAGGCTCGGCCTTGGGGTCCCACCTGGCGACCGCCTCGATATGGTCCTTGCCGACAGTGATACCACCGTCTTCGTGCCGGAGCAGGTTCTCCAGCAGGATCTTCATCGAGTAGGGCAGGTGGCCGATATCGAAGCGTTCGCCCAGCTTCGGCAGGCTGTAGTACGCGTAGCGTTTGCCGTGGACCTCAAGCGAGGTGCGGGTGCAAAAGGAATCGCTCATGCATCACTCCTATGGCGTCTAGGCTTAGGGAGCCACACATACTGAGCGATTCAGTGTACACACGGTGTGTCCGAGGCGGTCGGCCGACTTGAGTACGACAGCATAAGTACGTATGATTTTCGCATACTTTCTGGAGCATGCTCATGGAAGCCACAGTTGCCGAACGCGGGCAGATCACGCTGCCCAAGGCCGTGCGCGATGCCCTGGGCCTGACCAAGGGCACCACGCTCAAGATCGAACTCGACGGCGGGCGCATTATCCTGCGCAAAGATGTTAGCGAGGCGCTGCGCAAAGTGCGCGGCAAGTTCAAGCTGGTCGATGGCCTGACCAATACCGACGAGGCCATGCGCGCTATCCGCGGCCGCGCTCCCGGCGATCCGTTCGACCCATGATCGCCCTGGATTCCTCGGTGTTGCTCGACATCCTGATCGGCGACCCGATGTACGGTGAAGTGTCGGAGATCTGCATCGGCGACGCCTTGGCGCGTGACGAAGTCGTGGTCTGCGACGCCGTTGTGGCTGAGGTGCTGGCCATGCTGGACACCCAGGTCGACCTGATGGAAACGCTGGCTTCGATCGGGGTGCGCTACGAAGCCACCCAGGAAGCGGCGGCAGCGCGCGCCGGCCATATGAACAAGCGTTTCCGCGCACGCGGCGGCAAGCGCGAGCGGGTGGTTGCCGACTTTCTTATTGGTGCCCACGCAATGCTCCAGTGCGACGGGTTGATCACCCGCGACGAGGGCTTCTTCCGCGATTACTTCAAGGGTTTGAAGATCGTCGTTCCCACACCCGCACCTTAGATTCACGTTACGCGTTTACACATTCACTGCTGTCCTTTGGAGAATCCGCATGTTGGAAGCCTATCGCCACCACGTTGAAGAGCGCGCCGCGCTCGGTATCCCGCCGCTGCCGCTGACTGCGCAGCAGACCGCCGAGGTCATCGAGCTGCTGAAGAACCCGCCTGCGGGCGAAGAAACATATCTGGTCGAACTGCTCAGCCAGCGCGTGCCGGCCGGCGTCGATGACGCCGCCAAGGTCAAGGCCTCGTACCTGGCCGCGGTGGCCTTTGGCGCCGAAAAAACCGCACTGATCAGCCCCAAGCGCGCGACCGAGCTGCTCGGCACCATGCTGGGTGGCTACAACATCCAGCCGCTGATCGATCTGCTGGATAACGCCGAGCTGGGCGCCACTGCCGCCGAAGCGCTCAAGCACACCTTGCTGGTGTTCGATGCGTTCCATGACGTGCAGGAAAAAGCTGGGGCCGGCAATCCGCATGCCAAGTCGGTGCTGCACAGCTGGGCCGATGCCGAGTGGTTCACCAGCAAGCCGGAAGTGCCGCAGAGCATGACCGTCACCGTGTTCAAGGTGCCGGGCGAAACCAACACCGACGACCTGTCGCCGGCCCCGGATGCCACCACGCGGCCGGACATCCCGCTGCATGCATTGGCGATGCTGAAGAATACCCGCGAAGGCGCGGCGTTCGTGCCGGAAGAAGACGGCAAGCGCGGCCCGATCCAGGCCATTGCCGACCTCAAGGACAAGGGCCATCTGGTCGCCTACGTGGGCGACGTGGTCGGTACCGGTTCCTCGCGCAAGTCGGCCACCAACTCGGTGCTGTGGTGGACCGGCGAAGACATTGCGTACATCCCCAACAAGCGCTTCGGTGGCGTGTGCCTGGGCTCGAAGATCGCGCCGATCTTCTACAACACGATGGAAGACGCCGGTGCGTTGCCGATCGAGCTGGATGTGTCGCAGATGGAGCACGGCGATGTGGTCGAGCTGCGTCCGTATGACGGCAAGGCGTTGAAGAACGGGCAGGTAATCGCCGAGTTCGCGATGAAGTCGGACGTGCTGTTCGACGAAGTGCGCGCCGGTGGCCGCATTCCGTTGATCGTCGGCCGTGGCCTGACCGCCAAGGCGCGC contains:
- a CDS encoding type II toxin-antitoxin system VapC family toxin — encoded protein: MIALDSSVLLDILIGDPMYGEVSEICIGDALARDEVVVCDAVVAEVLAMLDTQVDLMETLASIGVRYEATQEAAAARAGHMNKRFRARGGKRERVVADFLIGAHAMLQCDGLITRDEGFFRDYFKGLKIVVPTPAP
- a CDS encoding crotonase/enoyl-CoA hydratase family protein — protein: MSAVQPFIRTNIGSTLRIIEEPQRDVYWIHMHADLAVNPGRACFSSRLVDDITGYQVNLGRRLNSAGVLSPHVVLASDTDVFNLGGDLALFCQLIREGDRARLLDYAQRCVRGVHAFHVGLGAGAHSIALVQGNALGGGFEAALSCNTIIAEEGVMMGLPEVLFDLFPGMGAYSFMCQRVSPQLAQKIMLEGNLYSAEDLLGMGLVDLVVPRGQGVAAVEQVIRESKRTPHAWAAMQKMREMTTAVPLQEMMRITEIWVDTAMQLGEKSLRTMDRLRRAQSRRSGREAI
- a CDS encoding ATP-binding protein; the protein is MKSPLPRLKRRLSGRADTEHAQNLIRIIITTLFISYLGWRYQHTHGDTLMATWFILVGELLVSLGLMVAILVRPQVSHVRRLIGMLLDYTCTGAIMAIQGEPASPLYAVCMWVTIGNGLRYGSNYLRAATAMGSLCFLSAILISPYWKANPYLSWGLWLGLIAVPLYFDSLLRAMTRAVREARHANQAKSRFLANMSHEFRTPLNGLSGMTEVLATTRLDAEQRECLNTIQASSRTLLSLVEEVLDISAIEAGKIRIEHRDFSLCELIDSVNMILQPQSRARGLEYFTQVGTDVPDLLKGDTSHLRQVLLNILGNAVKFTEYGHVLLRVTRMSGGKGKTVRLRFVVEDTGIGVPMDMRPRLFEAFEQADVGLSRRYEGTGLGTTIAKGLVEAMGGSIGFKESPCGGSVFWFELPIAIGEPVQTAKTALARVPTGALLDTSDKLEASNVIAFSNPFLRHRARVRSMRMLVADDHEANRMVLQRLLEKAGHKVLCVNGGEQVLDAMAEEEFDAVIVDLHMPGMSGLDMLKHLRVMQASGMRYTPVVVLSADVTPEAIRSCEQAGARAFLAKPVVAAKLLDTLADLALSTRPLATPATSVQIPAGFDGVLDSSVLDELASLGMGDEFERQFVRQCLEDAQNCIDAIERDGTRSNWEQLRESAHALRGVASNLGLAQVAANGAELMRMADRQLQSEWRQQLSALREQLTSGKDALDVRMQRVGHGERSPRSSE
- the acnA gene encoding aconitate hydratase AcnA, coding for MSDSFCTRTSLEVHGKRYAYYSLPKLGERFDIGHLPYSMKILLENLLRHEDGGITVGKDHIEAVARWDPKAEPDIEIAFMPARVVLQDFTGVPCVVDLAAMRDAVVKLGGNADQINPQIPSELVIDHSVQVDVFGKPDALDLNGKIEFQRNQERYGFLRWGQKAFENFKVVPPNTGIVHQVNLENLARVVMSADEDGTRIAYPDTVFGTDSHTTMINGIGVLGWGVGGIEAEAAMLGQPSSMLIPQVVGFRLSGKMPEGATATDLVLTVTQMLRKAGVVGKFVEFYGEGLQHLPLADRATIGNMAPEYGATCGIFPVDEESLTYLRLSGRGEEQIALVEAYAKAQGLWHDANTPPAQYSATLELDMGEVKPSLAGPKRPQDRVLLEDMQANVRESLKPFVEARSKRITDLKQEDRLKNEGGGGTAVGAKASQAKSANDSGAGWRLRDGSVVIAAITSCTNTSNPAVMLGAGLLARNAAAKGLKAQPWVKTSLGPGSRVVTDYLTKAGVMADLEKLGFYVVGYGCTTCIGNSGPLPEDVSAAIAKDDLVVASVLSGNRNFEGRVHPEVKMNYLASPPLVVAYAIAGTTDIDLTTEPLGTGSDGQPVYLRDIWPSNKEIGDTIAATVGPEMFKQNYADVFKGDTRWNTIASPDGALYEWNAASTYIKNPPYFDGMTMQVGHVEDVHGARIMGLFGDSITTDHISPAGNIKKDSPAGRFLQERGVQPADFNSYGSRRGNDDVMVRGTFANIRIKNLMFGGEEGGNTLYYGKDGAAPEKLAIYDAAVKYTADGVPLVVLAGKEYGTGSSRDWAAKGTNLLGVKAVIAESFERIHRSNLVGMGVLPLQFLENQNAQTLGLDGSEVLDITGLQDGASRRATVDAKKSDGSVTQFQVKVLLLTPKEVEYFKHGGLLQYVLRQLAARKAA
- a CDS encoding AbrB/MazE/SpoVT family DNA-binding domain-containing protein, which gives rise to MEATVAERGQITLPKAVRDALGLTKGTTLKIELDGGRIILRKDVSEALRKVRGKFKLVDGLTNTDEAMRAIRGRAPGDPFDP
- a CDS encoding long-chain fatty acid--CoA ligase, producing the protein MNQQARLWLQSYPSGVAAEIDLEQFRTVTEVFATSVARFADRPAYHSYGKTITYREADQLVDQFAAYLLGELQLKKGDRVALMMPNCLQYPIATFGILRAGLTVVNVNPLYTPRELKHQLVDSGATVLVVIDNFGTTVQQVIADTPVKQVITTGLGDMLGFPKAAVVNFVVKYIKKLVPDYRIKGAMRFREALALGRKHTVPTLQIEPDDIAFLQYTGGTTGVAKGAMLTHRNLVANMQQAHQWLAGTGKLEEGNEVVITALPLYHIFALTANGLVFMKIGGCNHLISNPRDMPGFVKELKKTRFTAITGVNTLFNGLLNTPGFDAVNFSSLKMTLGGGMAVQRSVAERWKKVTGLTLVEAYGLTETSPAACINPMNLKDYNGSIGLPISSTDACIKDDAGVVLPQGEIGELCIKGPQVMKGYWKKPEETANVMDAEGWLHSGDIARMDEQGFVYIVDRKKDMILVSGFNVYPNEIEDVIAELPGVLEVAAVGVPDEKSGEIVKAVVVKKDPALTAEDVKAYCRANLTGYKQPRVIEFRKELPKTNVGKILRRELRDAAKE